One stretch of Cydia pomonella isolate Wapato2018A chromosome 24, ilCydPomo1, whole genome shotgun sequence DNA includes these proteins:
- the LOC133531182 gene encoding leucine-rich repeat protein SHOC-2-like yields the protein MSSILKFIRDNHILAIIESAVVKKKSRLSLNAFDITEIPSLLYTCYEVEHLYLHRNKITTVSVELTQLLNLTTLTLDYNNISSLPPEIGSLKNLVNLNLSYNPLQILIPEIGELENLEAFWCNRIGLREIPKEIGNLSKLDTFGARGNQLKTIPEEMTKLSKLRWLTLEHNEIETLPNTLGGLEALVHCNLRHNNLREFPMSILQCGDLMFLQLNNNQISRLPEDFDINSLQVLEMIDMRDNPVCELDHPKHMLIRYADVSTPSSLSEIASASGSGRHAAALAVNATALRLPAVPGPRRLENHAFMAEMDLDASSVDSSEDWENSVNSSELDVQYQSDEERADNEIAQFFQAVGMVLPELSRYASTAS from the exons atgagttcaatattaaaatttattcgtGATAATCACATATTGGCCATAATAGAATCAGCAGTTGTGAAAAAAAAGTCAAGATTGAGCCTCAATGCTTTCGATATCACAGAAATTCCCAGCCTTTTGTATACCTGTTACGAAGTTGAACATCTTTACCTACATAGAAACAAAATAACAACAGTATCAGTGGAATTAACACAGTTATTAAACTTGACGACGCTGACGCTTGATTATAACAATATAAGTTCCTTGCCACCGGAGATAGGAAGCTTGAAAAACCTcgtgaatttgaatttgagtTATAATCCATTACAAATCTTGATACCAGAGATCGGTGAGCTAGAGAACCTTGAGGCGTTCTGGTGCAACAGGATAGGGCTCCGGGAGATACCAAAGGAGATAGGGAACCTTAGTAAGTTAGATACCTTCGGGGCGCGAGGAAATCAGCTCAAAACTATACCAGAGGAGATGACCAAACTGTCAAAATTGAG ATGGCTGACCCTAGAGCACAATGAGATTGAGACCCTACCGAACACCCTCGGAGGCCTAGAAGCCCTGGTACACTGTAATCTGCGGCACAACAACCTTAGGGAATTCCCGATGTCAATACTGCAGTGTGGTGATCTCATGTTTCTACAGCTTAATAATAACCAG ATATCGAGATTACCTGAGGACTTTGACATAAATTCCCTGCAAGTGTTAGAGATGATAGACATGAGGGACAACCCTGTCTGTGAGCTTGACCATCcc aaACACATGCTCATCCGCTACGCGGACGTGTCAACGCCCAGCTCGCTGAGCGAGATAGCGTCGGCGTCGGGGTCGGGGCGCCACGCGGCCGCGCTGGCCGTCAACGCCACCGCGCTGCGCCTGCCCGCCGTGCCCGGCCCCCGGCGGCTAGAGAACCATGCCTTCATGG CCGAAATGGACCTAGACGCATCATCAGTGGACTCCTCCGAAGACTGGGAAAACAGCGTGAACAGTTCCGAGCTGGACGTGCAGTACCAGAGCGACGAGGAGCGCGCCGACAATGAG ATCGCTCAATTCTTCCAGGCCGTCGGCATGGTGTTGCCCGAGTTGTCCCGCTACGCCTCCACTGCCAGTTAG